From the genome of Methanothrix soehngenii GP6:
AGCTGCCCATGCTCGAGACCTGGCTGTCTCCAACCCAGGTGAGAATCATACCGGTGGCTGAGCGCCACCAGGAGAGGGCTCTTGCCCTGGCCGGGATTCTCGGCTTCCGCACAGATATTGACGACAGGGACGAGACCGTGGGCAAGAAGATCCGCGATGCTGGAAGGGAATGGGTGCCATATGTGGCAGTGATCGGGGACGAGGAGCTCCAGTCCGGTCGGCTGGCCGTCACCATTCGCAGCGAATCCACCCCCAAGTCGCCGGCAAAGAAGAGCATGACTGTGGATGAGCTCAAAGAGAGGCTCACTGGAGAGACAAAAGGAAAGCCCTGGCGCAGACTGCCTATGGCCATGAGGCTCTCGGAGAGGCCCAGGTTCATCTGAAGGATTCAAGAGCGAGAGCAAAGAGCACAGCCCTCCAGGTAAAAGGGCAGGATGGATCAGAAGAGTATGGTCCATCCCTCTTTTGCAAATATAACTTCATATCGCTTCGCTCCTCGGCGAGAAGTCAGAAAGAGGTTGAAGAGAAGCATGGGGAAGAGGATTTTTAGCAGGGAAATTCATGCGTCTTCGGTTAAGACCACAATCCCTCCCTGAATCGTTCTCTATTGACATGCGGATCAAGTGCCTCACTTGAACACACATTTAAGACTGTAGAGAAATCATGCTCTATTCCAAGGTAATCCAATATCGCAGACAATAGATGCGAGGAATTTTGGACAAAGATGTTACTCCATCTCAATTGAGTAAAGCGAACCATTTTGGCACCGGGATTTAGTTTTCGCACTATCGAATACAATTTTCTGCTGACAAGAAGCGTCAAAATTGAGACCCAGATTAAGGCCTCAATCGCGTATGGGCTCTTTGTTGTTATCTGATCTAGCGCATATCTGCTCTTCAATTCTTTGAAGATGAGTTCGACTTCCCATCTCCCAGAATAAACCGCTGCAACCTCTGAAGCATTTAATATATCTGATGAAATATTAGTTAGATAAAAGTGATGTTCTTCTGCTTCGGTATTATAAATGGCGACTAATCTAAATATCTTATTATCTTTTTTGCTCTCGCCGCGATAGGATCTTCGGTCAAATGATACTTCCACATTTACATCAAAAATATCATCGGATTTTTCTAGTTTAATATCTTTCAAATGTTTCCCGTTTAGATCAACGCCACGGGTATTGCGTACCTGATTTGTTCCTACTATTAAGGGATTTGCATTGCTCTTGAGGCGAGAGACAAAGGATCCGCCGTTTTCAACTATCCTGCTGAACAGTTGATATTTGTAAAATCCTAGATCTATTAATAATATTATATCTTTTACCCAGGGACCTATTTTTAAGGTCTTTACATCGTTGGTATTCTCAGGCAGTATCGAAATGCTTTTTGGACTATTGGCTATGGCACTTGTTAAAAATGCCACTTTTACTCCTGCAGCCACTTTTCGGGAACGAGTGGCTGGCCACTTATCAGCAAGGCTTTTATGAAGCCGAATAATAGTGCTATCTTGAATCATTACATCCCGAAAGCTAGCTAGACGGTCACCCAAAATCCTACTGGGTTCTTCAGAAATGTGCTCTATGCCGTGAATCACACATTCTCTGAGAAATTTTACCAGTTCTGGAGTGAAACGATCATGCCAACTGCTGTCTGAAATTGATACTTTCCCTCTGACTTCGTAAACGCGTTTCAACTCCACTATAGTTCGATACAACTGTGAGCCATAGCCGATAGCGAGAGTCCAAAACATTATCACTGGATCAATCTTTCTTTCTCTTTCGATCAATCCGCTCTCTCTTGCTTTATCTCGAATCCACTTGGATTCAAACATCCTGGTTAGTTCTTGCTCGACTATATCTTTCTCAATTTGTGATACTCCTTTTCGCATGCTAATCCCTTGGATTGAATATAGTATCACATATTCCATATAAATCTTATTAGATGAACTATTCCAGAAGATAAATTAATGTGCATTTATAACGATTGTGCTAGGAATGATCTGCTAACCGAAGACGCATGCAGGGAAATTGATCTTCAGCCGGTGGGCTCCGCCTGGGGGTGATTGTCAATCCCCGGTCCCCCGGGGATGTAGAACTTCCCTCCCAGATCGCTGTAATAGTTCCCCTGGCTTCCATTGTCCCAGCGATTGTTCTCCCCCCGGTCATAGGCATTGCAGCCGTTATTGATGAGATGATTGGCATATACCAGATCCCAGCGGGAGGAGAAGGTCAGGTAAATGCCATACCCATTATCCTGGGCGGTGTTGCCCAAAATGGTGTTATTGCTGGCATGATTTGCCAGATAGAGCCCTTTCCCATTCTGGGAGAGATAATTCTCCTCAAGGATGTTGTCATTGCTGTCATAAGAGAGATAAATTCCCTTGCTGTTGTCCACGGCCCGGTTTCCCAGGAGGTGGTTGTTCCGGGAGCAGTCCAGGTATATGCCGGCATCGATATTGTTGCTGGCATTGTTGTATGCAATCCGGTTTCCGTTGCTGGATTCAGACAGAGAAATGCCATACCAATCATTCTCGATGACGGTATTGTTTATGATCGAATTGTTGCTGGCAGAGCGAAGCGAGATGGAGGTGTCGCCATTATTTCTCAGCTGATTATCCTGGATGACATTACCTGAGGAGTAGATGAGAAATATGCCGCAGTCGCTCTCCTCATTTATGTAGTTGTCCCGGATATCGCAATTTTGTATCCGATTTTCTTTTGAGCTGTAGAGGGTTATGCCGTTGGTGTTGTTGTTTATGCTGTTATTGGCAATGATGTTGGAATGGGCCCCTTCCAGGCGAATGCCGTCCAGACAACCGGAGATGCTGTTGTTCTCTATGATATTCCCTCCAGAGAGGACATGGACCCCAGTTCGTCGAGTAGTTCTGATCTCAAAGCCGGATACCTTTGCCCCATCCGCATTGATGGTTAATGCGTTGCCAATGGCGCTTCCGTCCAGCAGAGGCCGTCCCCTGCCCTCCAGGACAATCGGCCGAGTTATATTCAGGCTCTCTCGATAGACCCCTTCCCGGACGATTATAGTGTCTCCGGAATCCGCCCGGTTTATGGCCCCCTGGAGGCTCTCTCCCTGGCGGACGATATGAGTTGTCCCACCGGCTATTGATGCCAAAAGGATGATAGCGACTGCCAGCATAGCTGGATGCACTCGACTCTCCCTCATTGCCTTCCCCTCATAGCTTCTTGTATCCCTATTGGATTTAAATACTACGATGGTCTTTCTTGTCTTAAGACTTATCTCTGGTATAATTCTCGCACAGGACAGTTGAAGCTTAAAGCTTGCCTTTAGAGGATTTTAGGTGCCTATCGCCCAAATGGTTTCAGATCATAAGTGCGCAATGGCCTTCTTGCTGGCTCCTCAATACCGAATCGTCCTTAATGCAGAACTGGGAGTAATTCCGGCTGATTCCCTGCCCCTCGGATGCACCTGCGCAGCCGTCAGGCCAGGTTACGGAAAAATACGTTTCTCAAAAGCGAGGGGCTATCGATTGTCAAAGATCTATCACAGTTGCCAGGCCCAGAGAACGTTATGAATTTCCCTTCTTGAGGATCTTTGCCTGAATTGGTCTTAGGGTCTATCTGATGCCGATCTTGGCTTTTATCGCCTGGATATCGCTCTCTATCCTCGCCCTCCAGCCGGCATCGAAGGTCATCTCCCGGTGCAAGCCCCTGATCTCGTCGATGATCACATCTTGCTTCTCTGCGATCTCCGGAATGGGACGGGTATTCTCCGCGATCTCCGGGATGAGTCGGGTATTCTCCGCGATCTCTGGGATGAGTCGGGTATTCTCCGCGATCTCTGGGATGAGTCGGGTATTCTCCGCGATCTCTGGGATGAGATTCGTATTCGTTTTAACCTCCCGGAGATCTTCCCTCATCTCCTGGAGTATAGGGACAGCCTTGTTTATCTGCACAAATGTCCCCAGGGTGGCCGACTGCCATAAAGGTTGTATCTCTTCATCGTAGGGCTCTGACCTTATATCGTCAATCCTGGCTAAAGGCGGGAGTTCGGCCTTGGCAAACTCGAAGAACTGGGTGGCACGTCTTTTGTCGCTATCCACCAGGGCCACGACTGACTGCAGATCGCCCTCTGCGTCGTTGTAGACCTCAAAGCCCCTGAGGGCCAGATCAACAGCCTTCTCTGTGAGCCAGGGCCGGTATCCGACGTCGTGGACCTTAGGGCCTGTGATTGTGATCTTGAGCTTCATCTGGAATGAAAGATTGTCCTCTTTTGTATTATAATTTCTGCTCCTTCCCATCAGGCCGGACTGTGAAGAGCCCATCATGAGCGCGGTGCACGGCATCGTTGATGTCGATCTGGATCTGCAGCACTGCGTTGCTGTCAAAGCTGCGGGAGACGAGGGCTTGGCATATACACTTGTCTTTATCTGCCAGCCATCTTCCTGCCAGCGGAAGCGGTCGTCCGCCTATACGCCCATCCACAGATTGCGGCTGGAGAGGTGGTTCTCCAGGCCTACGCGGGATTTAGGAATAAGCATCTTCTCTGCAAAATACTCCAAACTCTCAGGCTCATCCTGATCGATTGTGTTAGATGCACATACTACGTAGCTAACTTTTATGGATATTTGAATAACTTACTTGCAGATGTGAAATCAGTCCTGATACCTCTTGCGTCACCCTGTGTTCCGTACAGGAATGGAATGATAATTAAATCCCATTAAACTGCTTAAGCCAATTAAAATTGATAACTAAACCTGCCTTCGAAGGGTATATGTTGCCCCAAGGCCTTTCCATAAGCTGACATGATAAAGCAACCCTCTTTCCTGCCCATATCTATACAGGAGGCAAAAAACCTCGGCATCGAGCAGTTCGATATCATCCTCGTCAGCGGAGATGCCTATGTGGACCATCCCTCCTTCGGGTCGGGACTTTTGGGCCGGGTCCTCTGGGATGCGGGCTACGCCGTGGGAATTGTCGCCCAGCCCGATTGGAAAAAAGATGAGGACCTCCTCCGGCTGGGCCGGCCCCGCCTTTTCTTTGGCATAACCTCCGGCAACGTGGACTCCATGGTCAACAACTTCACCCCCAACCTCAAGCGCCGCCGCCGGGATGTCTACTCCCCTGGCGGCCGCCTGCTCCGGCCGGACCGGGCGGCGATCATCTATGCCAACCGGGTTCATTCCCTCTTTCCCAATGTTCCTGTCGTCCTGGGAGGAATCGAGGCCAGCCTGCGCCGGTTCGCTCATTACGACTACTGGTCGGACTCTGTCCGCCAGTCCATCCTGGCGGACGCCCCCGCCGACCTTCTGGTCTATGGCATGGGGGAGAAGCCCATCCTGGAGGTGGCCCGGCGCCTGAATGCCGGGGAAGAGATCGCCCAGATCGGAGATGTCCCCGGAACCGCGGTTAAAGAGGAGGTGCGGCGCTGGCGAGAGGCTGGGCGTCAGGACGCTGTTATCATCCCCGGCTTCGCAGAGGTCAAGGGGGATAAGAGAAAGTACGCCCAAGCCTTTGCCGCCCACTATAAGGAGCAGGACCCCTATCACGCCCGGGCGGTGGTCCAGCCCCATCCCAAGACGGTGGTCATCCAGAATCCGCCCGCTCTTCCCCTCAGTACGGCAGAACTCGACCAAATCTACGAACTTCCCTATAGCCGAAAGGCCCATCCCTCCTATCGGGAGCCCATTCCTGCATTAGAGCCGGTCCGCTTCTCCATCACCAGCCACCGGGGTTGCTTTGGATCCTGCTCATTTTGCGCCCTCACCCATCACCAGGGAAGGATTGTGCAGAGCAGAAGCATAAGCTCCATCGTCCGGGAAGCAGAGAGGCTGGCCCAGATGCCCGGATTCAAGGGGATCATTCAGGATGTGGGCGGTCCCACTGCCAATATGTACGGCCTGGTCTGCCCCCGCTGGAAGCAGGGGGCATGTCCGGACAGGCTCTGCAGCGCGGACTGCCCCACCCTAGAGAAAGACCACTCCCTCCAGGTGGAGCTGTTGCGCCGGCTTCGGGCCATTCCCGGGGTGAGGAGGGTCTTTGTCGGCTCGGGGATTAGGCATGATTTGGTGATGGCGGACCGGTCGGGCTATCTGGAGGACCTCTGCCGGCACCATGTCTCCGGCCACCTGAAGATCGCCCCGGAGCATATCTCCAGAACGGTTACGGAGTGCATGCATAAGCCTCCCCGCCAGGTTCTGGACGACTTCAGGGAGAGGTTTCGCGCGGCTTCGCAGGCGGCGGGAAGGGAGCAGTATATTCTCCCCTATCTCATGTCAGGCCATCCTGGCTGCACCATTGCCGATATGGTCGAGCTGGCGGAGTATTTGCGCGATAACAGCATGTACACCGAGCAGGTGCAGGACTTCACCCCCACACCCATGACCATCTCTACTGCCATGTATTACACCGGCCTGGATCCCTTCACCCTCCAGCCGGTTCACATTCCCCGGGGGGAGGAGAAGAGGATCCAAAGAGCTATGCTGCAGTACAGAGATCCAGGGAATTACGATCTTGTCCGGGAGGGGCTGGAGAGGATAGGAAGGAAAGACCTCA
Proteins encoded in this window:
- a CDS encoding IS4 family transposase, with amino-acid sequence MRKGVSQIEKDIVEQELTRMFESKWIRDKARESGLIERERKIDPVIMFWTLAIGYGSQLYRTIVELKRVYEVRGKVSISDSSWHDRFTPELVKFLRECVIHGIEHISEEPSRILGDRLASFRDVMIQDSTIIRLHKSLADKWPATRSRKVAAGVKVAFLTSAIANSPKSISILPENTNDVKTLKIGPWVKDIILLIDLGFYKYQLFSRIVENGGSFVSRLKSNANPLIVGTNQVRNTRGVDLNGKHLKDIKLEKSDDIFDVNVEVSFDRRSYRGESKKDNKIFRLVAIYNTEAEEHHFYLTNISSDILNASEVAAVYSGRWEVELIFKELKSRYALDQITTKSPYAIEALIWVSILTLLVSRKLYSIVRKLNPGAKMVRFTQLRWSNIFVQNSSHLLSAILDYLGIEHDFSTVLNVCSSEALDPHVNRERFREGLWS
- a CDS encoding right-handed parallel beta-helix repeat-containing protein — translated: MRESRVHPAMLAVAIILLASIAGGTTHIVRQGESLQGAINRADSGDTIIVREGVYRESLNITRPIVLEGRGRPLLDGSAIGNALTINADGAKVSGFEIRTTRRTGVHVLSGGNIIENNSISGCLDGIRLEGAHSNIIANNSINNNTNGITLYSSKENRIQNCDIRDNYINEESDCGIFLIYSSGNVIQDNQLRNNGDTSISLRSASNNSIINNTVIENDWYGISLSESSNGNRIAYNNASNNIDAGIYLDCSRNNHLLGNRAVDNSKGIYLSYDSNDNILEENYLSQNGKGLYLANHASNNTILGNTAQDNGYGIYLTFSSRWDLVYANHLINNGCNAYDRGENNRWDNGSQGNYYSDLGGKFYIPGGPGIDNHPQAEPTG
- a CDS encoding acylphosphatase, whose product is MKLKITITGPKVHDVGYRPWLTEKAVDLALRGFEVYNDAEGDLQSVVALVDSDKRRATQFFEFAKAELPPLARIDDIRSEPYDEEIQPLWQSATLGTFVQINKAVPILQEMREDLREVKTNTNLIPEIAENTRLIPEIAENTRLIPEIAENTRLIPEIAENTRPIPEIAEKQDVIIDEIRGLHREMTFDAGWRARIESDIQAIKAKIGIR
- a CDS encoding YgiQ family radical SAM protein; the encoded protein is MIKQPSFLPISIQEAKNLGIEQFDIILVSGDAYVDHPSFGSGLLGRVLWDAGYAVGIVAQPDWKKDEDLLRLGRPRLFFGITSGNVDSMVNNFTPNLKRRRRDVYSPGGRLLRPDRAAIIYANRVHSLFPNVPVVLGGIEASLRRFAHYDYWSDSVRQSILADAPADLLVYGMGEKPILEVARRLNAGEEIAQIGDVPGTAVKEEVRRWREAGRQDAVIIPGFAEVKGDKRKYAQAFAAHYKEQDPYHARAVVQPHPKTVVIQNPPALPLSTAELDQIYELPYSRKAHPSYREPIPALEPVRFSITSHRGCFGSCSFCALTHHQGRIVQSRSISSIVREAERLAQMPGFKGIIQDVGGPTANMYGLVCPRWKQGACPDRLCSADCPTLEKDHSLQVELLRRLRAIPGVRRVFVGSGIRHDLVMADRSGYLEDLCRHHVSGHLKIAPEHISRTVTECMHKPPRQVLDDFRERFRAASQAAGREQYILPYLMSGHPGCTIADMVELAEYLRDNSMYTEQVQDFTPTPMTISTAMYYTGLDPFTLQPVHIPRGEEKRIQRAMLQYRDPGNYDLVREGLERIGRKDLIGEGEKCLIPSRYRGAKH